One genomic segment of Micromonospora sp. WMMC415 includes these proteins:
- a CDS encoding aldo/keto reductase, producing MKYRLLGNTGVWISEISLGAMTFGGSGDPIYGALGGLGRDETDRMVAAALDAGVNLIDTADVYSNGESEELLGHALRHRRDDVVLATKVHSPTGPGPNDAGWSRLHVMQALEASLRRLGTDHIDLYQLHNFDQFTPFEEVLAALDDAVRQGKVRYIGAANLAAWQVSKALGVSAARNLNRFVSLQSYYSLVGRDAERDLVPMAQVEGVGLFVWSPLAGGFLSGKISREGATGETRRAAPGYPDFPPIDRERGHDVVDVLRAVAARHDVSPARIAIAWLLAQPAVTSVTVGARRIDQLTDNIGASGLVLTAQDLSELDEVSKLPPAYPNWIQEMFAGARRPNG from the coding sequence GTGAAGTACCGACTCCTCGGCAACACCGGCGTGTGGATCTCCGAGATCTCGCTCGGGGCGATGACCTTCGGCGGCTCGGGCGATCCGATCTACGGCGCGCTCGGTGGGCTCGGCCGCGACGAGACCGACCGGATGGTGGCCGCGGCGTTGGACGCCGGCGTCAACCTCATCGACACCGCCGACGTCTACAGCAACGGCGAGAGCGAGGAACTGCTCGGTCACGCGCTGCGCCACCGGCGGGACGACGTGGTGCTGGCCACCAAGGTGCACTCCCCGACCGGCCCTGGTCCGAACGACGCCGGCTGGTCCCGACTGCACGTCATGCAGGCGCTGGAGGCGAGCCTTCGCCGACTGGGTACCGACCACATCGACCTCTACCAGCTGCACAACTTTGACCAGTTCACTCCGTTCGAGGAAGTGCTGGCCGCCCTCGACGACGCCGTACGCCAGGGCAAGGTCCGCTACATCGGCGCCGCGAACCTCGCCGCCTGGCAGGTCAGCAAGGCGCTGGGCGTGTCCGCCGCGCGGAACCTGAACCGGTTCGTGTCGCTGCAGTCCTATTACTCGCTGGTGGGCCGGGATGCCGAACGCGACCTGGTGCCGATGGCCCAGGTTGAGGGTGTGGGCCTGTTCGTCTGGAGCCCGCTGGCCGGCGGCTTCCTGTCCGGAAAGATCAGCCGGGAGGGCGCGACCGGCGAGACCCGCCGAGCCGCCCCGGGCTACCCGGACTTCCCGCCCATCGACCGGGAGCGCGGCCACGACGTGGTCGACGTGCTGCGGGCGGTGGCGGCACGGCACGACGTGAGCCCGGCCCGGATCGCGATCGCCTGGTTGCTGGCGCAGCCGGCGGTCACCAGTGTCACCGTGGGAGCCCGGAGGATCGACCAGCTCACCGACAACATCGGCGCGAGCGGCCTGGTGCTCACCGCGCAGGACCTGAGCGAACTGGACGAGGTCAGCAAGCTGCCGCCGGCGTACCCGAACTGGATCCAGGAGATGTTCGCCGGCGCTCGCCGCCCCAACGGCTGA
- a CDS encoding WD40 repeat domain-containing protein, producing the protein MNHDRLRIDLADLAEEVTPVDLRDRALRTSRRLGIQRAIATSAAAFVMVGAATGTAFALIPRGDAPAPIPADSPSVIVTPSPADPSPTAATSAEPAVLAGTRYYLGMTDGEARVHAVRGATDTVLARVPYSDNDPCTRNSITISPDGRRLAWVVATDRDRGLGTLVTAGIDGSNKRNLAADINCFGPTALVWQGGDLLMVGRQPTRESVQYDVRTGKVVLGPLDPILRRWSADGRYLAAESTDGQPFVDGPGVHRNYNYTPPADDAAKWGGWEARSVSMDGRYVAVGWIGTDVSREDGSFAVVDTTTGKEVDLPGGDGIRSIMFTADNKVLVRRATGISVLDSTFKPLGTVTEPAALGDLTLLAYAA; encoded by the coding sequence ATGAACCACGACCGTCTCCGGATCGACCTCGCCGACCTGGCCGAGGAGGTCACTCCGGTCGACCTGCGCGACCGCGCCCTGCGTACCTCCCGCCGGCTCGGCATCCAGCGCGCGATCGCCACGTCCGCCGCGGCCTTCGTGATGGTCGGCGCGGCCACCGGCACGGCGTTCGCGCTGATCCCGCGCGGAGACGCCCCGGCTCCGATCCCGGCCGACAGCCCGTCCGTCATCGTCACGCCGTCGCCGGCCGACCCGTCGCCGACCGCAGCGACGTCCGCCGAGCCGGCGGTCCTCGCAGGGACCCGTTACTACCTGGGCATGACCGACGGTGAGGCCCGCGTTCACGCCGTCCGCGGTGCGACCGACACCGTGCTCGCCCGCGTGCCGTACTCGGACAACGACCCGTGCACCCGGAACAGCATCACGATCTCCCCGGATGGTCGGCGTCTCGCCTGGGTGGTGGCCACGGACCGGGACCGGGGGCTCGGCACCCTGGTGACCGCCGGCATCGACGGTTCGAACAAGCGGAACTTGGCGGCCGACATCAACTGCTTCGGCCCCACCGCGCTGGTGTGGCAGGGCGGTGATCTGCTGATGGTCGGTAGGCAGCCGACGCGCGAGTCCGTGCAGTACGACGTGCGTACCGGGAAGGTCGTCCTCGGCCCGCTCGATCCGATCCTGCGCCGATGGTCGGCCGACGGCCGCTACCTGGCGGCGGAGAGCACGGACGGTCAGCCCTTCGTGGACGGCCCGGGCGTCCACCGCAACTACAACTACACCCCGCCGGCGGACGATGCCGCCAAGTGGGGCGGTTGGGAGGCCCGCAGCGTGTCGATGGACGGCCGGTACGTCGCGGTCGGCTGGATCGGCACCGACGTCTCCCGGGAGGACGGCAGCTTCGCCGTGGTCGACACGACCACCGGCAAGGAGGTCGACCTGCCGGGCGGGGACGGCATCCGGAGCATCATGTTCACCGCCGACAACAAGGTGCTCGTCCGGCGGGCGACCGGCATCAGCGTCCTGGACAGCACGTTCAAGCCGCTCGGCACGGTTACCGAACCGGCCGCGCTCGGTGACCTGACGCTGCTGGCGTACGCAGCCTGA
- a CDS encoding SigE family RNA polymerase sigma factor, with amino-acid sequence MDPQLSEFDSFVRTRTPALLRSAYLLTGDQHLAEDLVQSALARTHRSWNRLHHSGNAEAYTRKTMYHLQVSWWRRRKVAESMPGDLPEPRGGDSAADHAQQTTLRLTLRAALARLSAKQRAVLVLRFFEDRTEAEAADLLGVTVGTVKSQTSKALAKLRAVAPELAELYVPEGSAR; translated from the coding sequence GTGGACCCTCAGCTGAGTGAGTTCGACTCGTTCGTCCGGACGCGCACGCCAGCGCTGCTGCGTTCGGCCTACCTTCTGACCGGTGACCAGCACCTGGCCGAGGATCTCGTCCAGTCGGCGCTGGCCCGGACCCACCGGTCGTGGAACCGGCTGCACCACAGCGGGAACGCCGAGGCGTACACCCGCAAGACCATGTACCACCTTCAGGTCTCCTGGTGGCGGCGTCGCAAGGTGGCCGAGTCGATGCCGGGTGATCTGCCCGAGCCACGCGGAGGCGACTCGGCCGCCGACCACGCGCAGCAGACCACCCTGCGGCTCACCCTGCGAGCCGCGCTGGCCCGGCTGTCCGCCAAGCAGCGCGCCGTGCTGGTCCTGCGGTTCTTCGAGGACCGCACCGAAGCCGAGGCCGCCGACCTGCTCGGCGTCACCGTCGGCACCGTGAAGAGCCAGACCTCGAAGGCCCTGGCCAAGTTGCGCGCCGTCGCACCCGAGCTCGCCGAGCTGTACGTCCCGGAAGGGAGCGCCCGATGA
- a CDS encoding proline--tRNA ligase encodes MLLRMSTLLLRTLREDPADAEVPSHRLLLRAGYIRRAAPGGYTWLPLGKLVLDRVTEVIRSEMLAIGDQEVHFPALLPAEPYRTSGRWTEYGDDIFTLADRRGADHLLAPTHEELAALLVKDLFTSYRDFPVTLFQVQTKFRDEARPRAGLLRGREFLMTDAYSLDLDEAGLQAAYDRHREAYRKVFDRLGLGYTVVHAMSGAMGGSASEEFLAAAEVGEDTYVGCTACDYAANTEAVTTPAPPAGDPDTQPATAVHDTPETPTIASLVDLANDRRLAGRADWTAADTLKNVVLTVRRPGAEPELLVIGLPGDREVDLKRVDAALAPATVAVFDGWADQPELVRGYIGPQVMAKLDIRYLVDPRVVPGTAWLTGANEPGRHATNVVCGRDFVPDGTIEAAEVRPGDPCPACGTGELTLRRGIEIGHIFQLGRRYTDAFAVDVLGPEGKPVRPTMGCYGIGVSRAVAAIAEQHHDERGLVWPAAVAPCDVHLVAAGKGPQLEAALDLGGRLAAAGLRVLVDDRTHVSAGVKFTDAELVGIPRTVVVGRRLADGYAELRDRATGERTELPMDGLVERLTADMRVV; translated from the coding sequence ATGCTGCTACGGATGTCGACCCTGCTGCTCCGGACCCTGCGCGAGGACCCGGCGGACGCGGAGGTGCCGAGCCACCGACTGCTGCTCCGCGCCGGCTATATCCGGCGCGCCGCCCCCGGCGGCTACACCTGGCTGCCGCTGGGCAAGCTCGTCCTCGACCGGGTCACCGAGGTGATCCGCTCGGAGATGCTCGCGATCGGTGACCAGGAGGTGCACTTCCCGGCGCTGCTGCCGGCGGAGCCGTACCGGACCAGCGGGCGGTGGACGGAGTACGGCGACGACATCTTCACCCTCGCCGACCGGCGGGGCGCCGACCACCTGCTCGCCCCCACCCACGAGGAGTTGGCGGCGCTGCTGGTGAAGGACCTGTTCACCTCGTACCGGGACTTCCCGGTGACGCTGTTCCAGGTGCAGACGAAGTTCCGCGACGAGGCCCGGCCCCGGGCCGGCCTGCTGCGCGGGCGCGAGTTCCTGATGACGGACGCGTACTCCTTGGACCTGGACGAGGCCGGGTTGCAGGCGGCGTACGACCGGCACCGGGAGGCGTACCGGAAGGTGTTCGACCGGCTCGGCCTCGGGTACACGGTGGTGCACGCGATGTCGGGCGCGATGGGCGGCTCGGCCTCGGAGGAGTTCCTGGCCGCCGCGGAGGTCGGCGAGGACACGTACGTGGGCTGCACGGCATGCGACTACGCCGCGAACACCGAGGCGGTCACCACGCCCGCCCCGCCGGCCGGCGACCCGGACACGCAGCCGGCCACGGCGGTGCACGACACGCCGGAGACGCCCACGATCGCCAGTCTGGTCGACCTGGCCAACGACCGCCGCCTCGCCGGCCGTGCCGACTGGACCGCCGCCGACACCCTCAAGAACGTCGTCCTCACCGTCCGCCGGCCCGGTGCCGAGCCGGAGCTGCTGGTGATCGGGCTGCCCGGCGACCGGGAGGTGGACCTCAAGCGCGTCGACGCCGCGCTCGCACCGGCCACCGTCGCGGTCTTCGACGGCTGGGCGGACCAGCCGGAGCTGGTCCGCGGCTACATCGGGCCGCAGGTCATGGCGAAGCTCGACATCCGGTACCTGGTGGACCCGCGGGTGGTGCCCGGCACGGCGTGGCTGACCGGCGCCAACGAACCGGGCCGGCACGCCACGAACGTCGTCTGCGGCCGGGACTTCGTGCCCGACGGCACGATCGAGGCGGCCGAGGTCCGGCCCGGGGACCCGTGCCCGGCCTGCGGCACCGGCGAGCTGACACTGCGCCGGGGCATCGAGATCGGGCACATCTTCCAGCTCGGCCGCCGCTACACCGACGCCTTCGCGGTGGACGTGCTCGGGCCGGAGGGCAAGCCGGTGCGGCCCACGATGGGCTGCTACGGCATCGGGGTGTCCCGGGCGGTCGCGGCGATCGCCGAACAGCACCACGACGAGCGCGGTCTCGTCTGGCCGGCGGCGGTCGCGCCGTGTGACGTACACCTGGTGGCGGCCGGGAAGGGCCCGCAGCTGGAGGCGGCGCTCGACCTCGGCGGACGCCTCGCCGCCGCCGGCCTGCGCGTGCTGGTCGACGACCGGACGCACGTCTCCGCCGGGGTGAAGTTCACCGACGCGGAGCTGGTCGGCATCCCGCGCACCGTCGTGGTCGGCCGCCGTCTCGCCGACGGGTACGCCGAGCTGCGCGACCGGGCCACCGGCGAGCGCACCGAGCTGCCGATGGACGGTCTGGTCGAACGCCTCACCGCCGACATGCGTGTGGTGTAG
- a CDS encoding CBS domain-containing protein, translated as MAGYKVSDVMTKQVIYLPTETTLDEAAKVMKEADIGDVVVTEGATLAGMLTDRDIVVRAVAERSDPAVTTIGSIITREVVMIEQNCTAGEAAALMRERGVRRVLVCDSERKLVGIVSLGDLAMQLDPQSALGQISEQAPTV; from the coding sequence ATGGCCGGTTACAAGGTCAGCGACGTGATGACGAAGCAGGTCATCTACCTGCCGACGGAGACCACCCTGGACGAGGCGGCGAAGGTGATGAAGGAGGCCGACATCGGCGACGTGGTCGTCACCGAGGGGGCCACCCTCGCCGGCATGCTCACCGATCGCGACATCGTGGTGCGGGCCGTCGCCGAGCGCAGCGACCCGGCCGTCACGACCATCGGGTCGATCATCACCCGCGAGGTCGTGATGATCGAGCAGAACTGCACGGCGGGTGAGGCGGCGGCGCTGATGCGGGAGCGGGGTGTCCGGCGGGTGCTGGTCTGCGACAGCGAGCGGAAGCTGGTCGGCATCGTCTCCCTCGGTGACCTGGCCATGCAGCTCGACCCCCAGTCCGCCCTCGGCCAAATCAGCGAGCAGGCGCCGACGGTGTAA
- a CDS encoding SufE family protein encodes MPEMPTRLAEIVDEFAAAPRDVVLEMLLEYADVIPLLPPERADREGMEQVPECQTAFFLRARVTPEGTVETLFDCPPEAPTTRAFAGILAEGLAGATPAEVLAVPDDLYQRMGLAHAISPLRVRGGTAILARLKRQVREQSS; translated from the coding sequence ATGCCCGAGATGCCGACCCGGCTGGCCGAGATCGTCGACGAGTTCGCCGCCGCACCCCGCGACGTCGTGCTGGAGATGCTGCTGGAGTACGCCGACGTCATCCCGCTGCTGCCGCCCGAGCGGGCGGACCGGGAGGGCATGGAGCAGGTGCCGGAGTGCCAGACGGCGTTCTTCCTGCGTGCCCGGGTGACCCCGGAGGGCACCGTCGAGACGCTGTTCGACTGCCCGCCCGAGGCACCCACCACCCGCGCGTTCGCCGGCATCCTCGCCGAGGGGCTCGCCGGGGCCACGCCGGCGGAGGTGCTGGCCGTTCCCGACGACCTCTACCAGCGGATGGGGCTCGCCCACGCGATCAGCCCGCTGCGCGTACGGGGCGGCACCGCGATCCTGGCCCGGCTCAAGCGCCAGGTCCGGGAACAGAGCAGCTGA
- a CDS encoding DsbA family protein — MEIEIYADVVCPWCYIGKRRLEQALASYDGDVTVRYRPFQLDPTPVPESRPLIDALADKFGGRARAEQMAAHVTGVAAGAGLTLNFGHALAANTFDAHRLISWATDRGRAGETVDALFRAHFTDGVDIGSRDTLAALAGEAGLDAAEARAFLDSDERVAEVRAELADARQLGVTSVPTFVLAGKYAVTGAQEPETLVAALEEVRRREAGETSVN; from the coding sequence ATGGAGATCGAGATCTACGCCGACGTGGTGTGCCCCTGGTGCTACATCGGCAAGCGCCGGCTGGAGCAGGCCCTCGCGTCGTACGACGGTGACGTGACGGTCCGCTACCGGCCCTTCCAGCTCGACCCGACGCCGGTGCCGGAGTCCCGTCCGCTGATCGACGCGCTCGCGGACAAGTTCGGCGGCCGCGCCCGGGCGGAGCAGATGGCCGCCCACGTCACCGGGGTGGCCGCGGGTGCGGGTCTGACGCTGAACTTCGGCCATGCTCTGGCCGCGAACACCTTCGACGCGCACCGGCTGATCTCCTGGGCCACCGACCGTGGTCGGGCCGGTGAGACGGTGGACGCACTTTTCCGCGCGCACTTCACCGACGGCGTCGACATCGGGTCGCGGGACACGCTGGCCGCGCTCGCCGGCGAAGCCGGTCTGGACGCGGCCGAGGCGCGCGCCTTCCTCGACTCCGACGAGCGGGTCGCCGAGGTCCGTGCCGAGTTGGCCGACGCGCGGCAGCTCGGCGTCACGAGCGTCCCGACCTTCGTGCTGGCCGGGAAGTACGCCGTCACCGGCGCCCAGGAGCCGGAGACCCTCGTCGCCGCGCTCGAGGAGGTGCGCCGCCGCGAGGCCGGCGAGACCTCAGTCAATTGA
- a CDS encoding YbaK/EbsC family protein: protein MGTLKTESARTRPDLLAAPVAAALAQWPADAPVDVDDVLAAPIDADLADTAAFCEAYDVGLDVSANCVVVAGKREGLVRYAACVVLATTRADVNNVVRRALDVRKASFAPMADAVESTGMEYGGITPIGLPEEWPILVDARVIATPHVIIGSGVRHSKIALPGPALGALPNARVLDDLARPA from the coding sequence ATGGGGACGCTGAAGACCGAATCTGCCCGTACCCGCCCGGACCTGCTCGCCGCGCCGGTGGCCGCCGCCCTCGCGCAGTGGCCCGCCGACGCTCCGGTGGACGTCGACGACGTGCTGGCGGCGCCGATCGACGCCGATCTGGCCGACACGGCGGCGTTCTGCGAGGCGTACGACGTGGGCCTCGACGTGTCGGCCAACTGCGTGGTGGTCGCCGGCAAGCGCGAGGGCCTCGTGCGCTACGCGGCCTGCGTCGTGCTCGCGACCACTCGGGCGGATGTGAACAACGTGGTCCGGCGGGCGCTCGACGTGCGCAAGGCGAGCTTCGCCCCGATGGCCGACGCGGTGGAGTCGACCGGCATGGAGTACGGCGGCATCACGCCCATCGGCCTGCCCGAGGAGTGGCCGATCCTGGTCGACGCGCGGGTGATCGCCACCCCGCATGTGATCATCGGCTCCGGAGTGCGGCACAGCAAGATCGCGCTGCCCGGCCCGGCGCTCGGTGCGCTACCGAACGCCCGCGTGCTCGACGACCTGGCCCGACCCGCCTGA
- a CDS encoding SDR family oxidoreductase produces the protein MRVLVTGAGGRLGRVVVPRLLDEGWSVRATSRHARDEPTVEWVSVDLATGEGLRAAVAGVDAVLHLASAPNGRQTYRVDVLGTRRLVVAAGEAGVRHLVYVSIVGVDRVPIPYYRHKRDAEQVVGAGEVPWTVLRATQFGGFLDEMLRGASRLGPVIGDRAVVAQPVDPRDVAERLVQRLTAGPLRAVEEYGGPQVLRFDEAVRAWNAARGTRRPLLAVRVPGRLGRELRAGGLVTGAAPRGIRTWSEYLSDTYGGTGAK, from the coding sequence ATGCGGGTCCTGGTGACCGGCGCGGGTGGACGGCTGGGGCGGGTCGTCGTGCCCCGGCTGCTCGACGAGGGGTGGAGCGTACGGGCGACGAGCCGGCACGCCCGCGACGAGCCGACGGTCGAGTGGGTGTCGGTGGACCTGGCGACCGGGGAGGGGTTGCGAGCGGCGGTCGCCGGCGTCGACGCGGTCCTGCACCTGGCGTCCGCGCCGAACGGGCGGCAGACCTACCGGGTCGACGTGCTCGGCACGCGCCGGCTGGTCGTCGCCGCCGGGGAGGCCGGCGTCCGCCACCTGGTGTACGTGTCGATCGTGGGCGTGGACCGGGTGCCGATCCCCTACTACCGGCACAAGCGGGATGCCGAGCAGGTGGTGGGCGCCGGTGAGGTGCCGTGGACGGTGCTGCGGGCCACCCAGTTCGGTGGGTTCCTCGACGAGATGCTGCGGGGTGCGAGCCGGCTCGGGCCGGTGATCGGGGACCGGGCGGTGGTCGCCCAGCCGGTCGACCCGCGCGATGTCGCGGAGCGGCTGGTGCAGCGGCTCACCGCCGGCCCGCTGCGGGCGGTCGAGGAGTACGGCGGGCCGCAGGTGCTCCGGTTCGACGAGGCGGTCCGGGCGTGGAACGCGGCCCGGGGTACGCGCCGACCGCTGCTGGCGGTGCGCGTACCCGGTCGGTTGGGCCGGGAACTGCGGGCGGGCGGGCTGGTCACCGGGGCGGCTCCGCGCGGCATCCGCACCTGGTCGGAGTACCTGAGCGACACGTATGGGGGAACCGGCGCAAAGTGA
- a CDS encoding GAP family protein translates to MEFLGTFPMAVVMVAGTPLVAAVFLASAERPRAASLGYLAGATVVVAAGTTLSWLATRTVKVNLTAGGADRRTIEGWIDWFVIAVLVVLAVVVFVRRHRGGTPSWIDRLQRSGPAYAARLAALLLGAMPADDLTMLSAGASTARHDLPWWHLLPFVLLTVLLLAVPLLALLLLGPRAAAVLPRMRDWADRHSWLISEVVIALFLALTLQDALQ, encoded by the coding sequence ATGGAGTTCCTCGGCACCTTCCCGATGGCCGTCGTGATGGTCGCCGGGACCCCGCTGGTCGCGGCGGTGTTCCTCGCCTCCGCCGAGCGGCCACGCGCCGCGTCGCTGGGGTATCTGGCCGGTGCGACCGTCGTCGTCGCCGCTGGCACGACGCTGAGCTGGCTGGCCACCCGCACGGTCAAGGTCAATCTGACCGCAGGCGGCGCCGATCGCCGGACGATCGAGGGCTGGATCGACTGGTTCGTCATCGCGGTGCTGGTCGTGCTGGCGGTGGTCGTGTTCGTCCGGCGACACCGCGGTGGCACGCCGTCCTGGATCGACCGGTTACAGCGGTCCGGCCCGGCGTACGCGGCCCGGCTGGCGGCGCTGCTCCTCGGTGCGATGCCCGCGGACGACCTCACCATGCTCAGCGCGGGCGCGAGCACGGCCCGGCACGACCTGCCGTGGTGGCACCTGCTGCCGTTCGTCCTGCTCACCGTGCTGCTGCTGGCGGTGCCGCTGCTGGCGCTGCTCCTGCTCGGTCCGCGGGCGGCGGCGGTGCTGCCCCGGATGCGGGACTGGGCCGACCGGCACTCCTGGCTGATCAGCGAGGTGGTGATCGCGCTGTTCCTCGCGCTGACGTTGCAGGACGCGCTCCAGTGA